The genomic window CTTCCAGACACTTCGCGCGTCCGCGCGCGCCGTGTTTTTCCATCAACTCCGGCAGCTCGGCGTAGAGGTTCGCGGTGATCGCGCGCGCGAGACTCTCTTTGTCGTGCAGCAGGATCTCCGCGGCGCCGTGACCGTCGGCGGGCGCCGTCATACCAGCTCGACGCGCGAATCCATCAGCACCTCGAACGCCTCGTGCCGCACCTGCGTCCGCGCCATGATCTCGCCGGGCTCGCGCGAATGAGACATCGCATGCGCTTCGCTTCGCATGTAGCGCGAGAACGCGTCGCGTGAATCCCACGCGGTCAGGAACGCGAATGCGGCCTCGCCGGCTTGGGGCCGAAGCAACTGCAGGTAGAGAAAGCCCGGGAACGAATCGACGAGGCGCGAGCGCTCATGAAAATGGCGCTCTAACGCAGTCTGATCCTCGACTGGAACCGTGAGATGCGAGATGAAAACGAACATGCCTTGGGTCGATGCACTCGGAAGCTCGCGTTTGGGGCCGGCGTGGTCAATCACGCGGTGCGGTGCCCATAGCCAAGCTCGGCCGTGCCGTCAAAGCTGCGTGAAATCGGATTGCGTCAGCGGATGCAGATGCACGCTCGGCGTACTCACAGGTGCGGGTAACGCATAGTAGCGCATCGTCCTGGCCGTCGTGTTCTGAACGAGCGCGTTCGACGCCACGGGATCCGCCGGACCGATCGTGACTTTCGACGACCGCTTCACGCCGAGCGAGACGGTCGTCGCGCCGGTCCAATCGGCGAACAGCGCGAGATCGGTGATCTTTTTCGGGGCCACGGTTCGCCACGCGCTTCCGAGCGCGGCGTCCGGCGCGTGCGGCACATACCAGCTCGAGTCGTCCGTGCTCGACTGCGTGGTCGCCAAATCCATTCCGTATGCCGGGACGGCACCGCATCCGAGCGACTGCCGAATGCCCGCGACGTCGTGCCACCCGGACTGCGCGTCGTTGAGACGCCATCCCACGAGGTATAGCGCGTTGACCGCCCGGCCGTTGATCAGCGCAAGCGCAGCCGCGAATGCGGCAGGCATGTTCGCGGAGCTGTACGCCACCGAGTGGACGCCGACGAGCGTATTCTGCAGAACACAAATGCAGGCCACACACGTCGACATTCTGGCGAAGCACAGAGAGGTTCCTTCTCCCGCCTGCTCTTCGCCGATCACGACCATCGTCTGAGTGAAAGGCATGAATGAATTGTCGAGTCTAACCCATTCTGGTCTCGTGTCGCACTCCGGCGCAACCGTGGCTCGACATTTGGCGGCCTTGCGGGCACGTCTGCCGGCGCGTAGGGATTAGATCGCTCGGTTCATCTCACCTTCACTCTCTTGGGTCATGGCTGACATCACGTCCGAACACACGTACGATCGGCGTTCCTTCATGACGTACTTCGCCTCGGTGGGCCTGGGCGGCACGCTGCTGCCGGGCGTGCTCTGGGCTCAGCTTCAACAGCAGCAGGTTCCCGACATCACGCCGCAGATGGTCGCCGATGCGGAAACGATCTCCGGCCTCTCGTTCACGGAAGAACAACGCACGGCGATCGCGCAGGGTTTGCGCGGCCTGCGCGGCGAAACGCAGGCGTTGCACGCGGTGCCGCTCGACATGACGGTGTTTCCCGCGATCGTCTTCGACCCTGTGCCGCCGGGCCAGAAGCTCGCGCCGAAATCGAAGGCGATGATGCAGCGCAGTCACGCGCCCGTCATGGCGCGTCCGACGAGCCTCGACGAGCTCGCGTATGCGCCGGTATCACAACTCTCTGAATTGGTGCGCACGCGCAAGGTGAAACCCTCCGAGCTCACGGAGATGTATCTCGCTCGCTTGAAGAAGTACGATCCGCAGCTGCACTTCGTCATCAATCTCACCGAAGATCGGGCGCGCCGGCAGGCGAAGGACCTGGACGCCGAGATCTCGCGCGGGAAATATCGCGGACCGCTGCACGGCATTCCCTGGGGCGCGAAAGACCTGCTCGCCGTCAAAGGCTATCCCACGACGTGGGGCGCGCTGCCGTACAAGAATCAGGCGTTCGACTACGACGCGACCGTCGTCAAGCGCCTCGACGACGCCGGCGCGATTCTCGTCGCCAAGCTCACACTCGGCGCGCTCGCACAGGGCGACATCTGGTTCGGCGAGCGCACGCGCAACCCGTGGAATCCAGCCACGGGATCGAGCGGTTCCTCGGCAGGTCCCGCGTCGGCCGTCGCGGCCGGCTGCGTCGGTTTCGCGATCGGCTCCGAGACCAACGGCTCCATCACGTCGCCGGCGCGAACGTGCGGCGTCGCCGGCTTCCGTCCGAGCTTCGGCCGCGTGCCTCGCACGGGAGCGATGGCGTTGTCGTGGACGACCGACAAGCTCGGCCCGATTTGCCGCAGCGCGGAGGACACGGCGCTCGTGTTCGCCGCCATTCAAGGTCCCGACGGATTCGACTATTCAGTGAAGGAGTATCCGTTCAACTGGAATGCGAACGTGAAGCCGTCGCAGCTAAGAATCGGCTACTTCAAGATGCGCGGCACCCAGAACATGTTCGAGCGCCGCGACTCGACGGGCGCCACGATCCCCAACGCCGAAGCCCAGAACTTCATTAAAGTTCTCGAATCACTCGGCGCCAGGGTCGAGGAAGTCGGCGATCCGACACCGGGCTACGACTATCTCGACGACTTCATTCTGCGCGCGGAATCGGGTGCCGCGTTCCAACAGGCGACGCTCAAGAGCGAGCTGGATGTGATGATGCGCAGCCGCACGGAGTTCTTCAGTACCTGGCCGGACTATTTCCGCGTCGCCCAGTTCTACAGCGCGGCCGATTACGTGAACGCGAACCGCGTGCGCACGCAAGTGTGCCAGAAGTGGTGGGACTTGTTCCAGAAGTATGATGTGATCTTTTCGCCGGGAGAGGACACGTCGGTCACCAACATTGTGGGCACGCCGTCGATCGTCGTGCCGACGGGATTCGCGATTCCGCAGAACTTCGGTCGCGGCGGCGGGGGCGGTGGCGGCCGCGGTGGTCGCGGCGCCGGCCGTGGCGGCGACACCACGCGGACGGCGGCGCCAGTCCCGGCGGCGCCCGCAGCACCGCCGGCTCCGGTGCTGCCGCTGCCGACTTCCATGTACATCATGGGCCCGATCTTCCAGGACGAGAAGATTCTGTCGGTCGCGCACGCTTTCCAGGCGGCCACGGACTTCCACAAGAAGACGCCGCCGCAGTTTCCGTGATGTTCGGTTGAGGTGAATCCGCGATCGCACGCGCCGTACGGCATGGGCGATGCGGTTCCCCAGGCCCGGATGGCTCGCAGGAGGGCGAGGGCGCTCCGGCCGTCAAAGACAAGAGCTCCTCCGGCACACAGCCGGAGGGGCTCTGTATTTTTCGGACACGGCGCGAGCAGCGAGATTACGTCGGTACGATGGCGACGCCGCTTTTACAAAAGCTCTACAGCGCTTTGAAAACAGTTCTTCACCTTCTGGTGTCTAACGGATGAGCGGTGGGACGAAACCCCCGGACATCGACACCAGTAGGGAATGATAGACTCTACGCCGGATTCGGATTTTCTGAACGCCTCGTTCTCGCCCAACCCGCGCCCGCGCACCCCGGTGTCACCGCGCACGGTCCCCGCGCCTGAGGCCCTGGCGCAAACCGGCGAATACAGCATTTTCGGGCTCACGCGCGCCGCCGATCAAGCGGTCGTGCGCGAACGCCAGGTCGGCTTCACGCTGCTGCTGTTCGGCGTCGCGACGATCGTCGCGGTGCTGTACTCGATCGAGCGCTACGTCTACAGCCGGCTCGTCGGCGAGCCCGTGTCGCTGCTCCGCCTCGTTCCAGGCGAGCTGGTGTTCACGTACGCGTGGGCCTTGCTCGCGCCGCTCGTCATGGCGCTGGCGCGCCGCTATCCCGTGTGGGGGCATCAGCGGGCGCGCAATTGGCTCGTGCAGGTCGCCGGCCTCGTCGGCTTCGTCGTCGTGCACATCGGGTTGTTCGCGCTCGCGTCGACGACGCTCGATCCCACCAGCGGCATCCAGTCGTTTCCGCTCGTGTTCATGCGCCTGCTCGTCGCGTGGACCGTGCTCGACTCCGTCGTGTTTTGCATGCTCGTCGCCGTGCATCACGCGGTGATCTACTATCGCGTCTCCAAGGATCGCGCGTTGCGCGCGTCGCAGCTCGAGGCGCGCCTGGCGCAGGCGCAGCTGCAGATGCTCCGCATGCAACTGCAACCACACTTCCTCTTCAACACGCTCCACTCGATCTCCGCGCTCATGCACAAGGACGTGCGACGCGCCGACTCCATGGTCGCCGCGTTGAGCGATCTCCTGCGCATGTCCCTCCAGAACATCGGCGCGCAGGAAGTTCCGCTGCAATCCGAGTTGGAGTTTCTGCAACGCTATCTCGAGATCATGCAATTACGGTTCGGCGACCGCCTCAAGGTGTCGATCGACGTCGATCCCGAGACGCGCGATGCGCGCGTGCCGAACCTGTTTCTGCAGCCGCTCGTCGAGAACTCCTTCCGCCACGGCTTCGGCGATCTGGGCCAGGGCTCGATCGCGATCACCGTTCGGCGCGAAGGCGACATGCTGCGCTGCGACGTCGTGGACAATGGACGTGGACTTCGCGAAGGCCACAAGGAAGGCGTGGGCCTGGCAAGCACGCGGCAGCGTCTGGCACACCTCTATGGCGAACGCCAGATGTTCGCGCTTCGTGGCGCTCCGGGCGAAGGCGTCCATGTCACGATGGCAATCCCTTTTCACCCCTTCGAACGCACGGCGGCCGACTGATGAGCCCTCTCGGCGGAATTCCGAGTGAAGGCGCGAAGCGCCGCAATGAGGAACAATCCATGAGCCCTCTCGGCGGAATTCCGAGTGAAGGCGCGAAGCGCCGCAATGAGGAACCATCATGACCGAATCGACCAAGATCCGCACGCTCATCGTAGATGACGAAGAGCTCGCACGCGACCGCATGCAGTCGCTGCTCGAAGAACAGCCGGACGTCGAGATCGTCGGCGTGTGCGGCGACGGAATCGCCGCGCTCGAGATGATCGAGCGTACGCAGCCCGATCTCGTGTTCCTGGACGTGCAGATGCCCGGCATGGACGGCTTCGAGGTCGTCGAAAACCTCGATCCGGCCCGCATGCCCGCCGTGGTGTTCGTCACCGCGCACGACGGACACGCCATCCGCGCGTTCGAGATCCACGCGCTCGACTTCCTGCTCAAACCGTTCGATCAATCGCGCTTCGAAAAGGCGCTCGAGCGCGCGCGCACGAAGGTCGCATCGTCTCAAACCACCGCGGTGATCGACTCGCACCTCGTCTCGCTGCTCGAGGAATTGCGCGAGGAGCGGAAGTACTCCGAGCGCCTGATCGTCAAGTCGAGCGGCCGCGTCTTCTTCGTGCGCACCGAAGAGATCGATTGGGTCGAAGCGAGCGGCAATTACGTCAAGATTCACACGAAGAACGACGCGCACCTGCTGCGCGAAAGCATGAAGAACATGGAGGCGCGCTTGGATCCCAAGGTCTTCGTGCGCATTCACCGCTCGGCGATCGTGAACATCGATCGAATCAAGGAGCTCGAGCCGTGGTTCCACGGCGAGTACATCGTGATCATGCGCGACGGTACGCGCCTGACGGCAAGCCGCGTGTTCAGCGATCGGTTGAGCGCATTGATCGCGTAAGGTCGTCGCTAGTCAAGAACGGCTCGGAGCGCCGATTCCAGCACGGGGTGCTCGAACTCCATGCCCAAGCGCTCGAGCCGCGTCGGCGTCACACGCTGGCTCGCCAGCACCGTCCCATCGGCCATCTCGCCGAACATCAACGAGAGCGCAAATTTCGGCACCGGCACGACTGCCGGCCGATGGAGCACGCGCGCCAGCACCGTCGTGAATTCCGCATTGGTGACGGGACCGGGCGCGACGATGTTCACCGCCCCGTTCGCATCCGCGTGCTCGATCACGAACTCGATCGCGCGCACCATGTCGGGCAGCGAGATCCAACTCATCCACTGCCTGCCACTTCCCATTCGGCCACCCGCGCCTAGCCGAAAAGCCGGCAGCATCTTGGCCAAGGCGCCGCCGTGGGGCGACAGCACAATGCCAGTTCTCAAATGAACTACGCGCGCGCCGGCGCCGAGCGCCGGCTCCGTCGCCGCTTCCCAGTCGCGGCACACCGACGCCAGAAAATCGTCGCCGAGCGTGCTCGCCTCATCCAACAGCTCGTCACCGCGAGAGCCGTAGATCCCGATCGCCGATCCGCTGACCAGGACGCGCGGCCCGTGGGGCATGCTCGCCATCGCCTCCGCGATGCTCGTTGTCGTCACCACGCGGCTCTCACGAATGCGCCGCTTCGCACTGGCGCTCCAGCGCTGCGCGATGTTCTCGCCCGCGAGATTCACCACGACGTCCGCGCCGTCGAGTCCCGTCGCCGCCGCGGCGCCGCGGCCGAGGTGCCGCACTGAATGACCGCTTGCCTCGAGCGACCGAGTGAGCGCCGAGCCTACGAGCCCGCTCGATCCGGAGATCGCCACGACGCGCGCGCGCCGCTCCGTACCCGGCTCCGCCGATATGCCCATATACAAATGCTAACGCCCGGGCCGAGGCCCGGGCGTTGATGGTGCAGAGTACCGGTGCCGGCGAGGCTTACGCCGACTTTTTCTGGGATTTGCGAACCGAGAAGATCTCGTC from Gemmatimonadaceae bacterium includes these protein-coding regions:
- a CDS encoding amidase; translated protein: MADITSEHTYDRRSFMTYFASVGLGGTLLPGVLWAQLQQQQVPDITPQMVADAETISGLSFTEEQRTAIAQGLRGLRGETQALHAVPLDMTVFPAIVFDPVPPGQKLAPKSKAMMQRSHAPVMARPTSLDELAYAPVSQLSELVRTRKVKPSELTEMYLARLKKYDPQLHFVINLTEDRARRQAKDLDAEISRGKYRGPLHGIPWGAKDLLAVKGYPTTWGALPYKNQAFDYDATVVKRLDDAGAILVAKLTLGALAQGDIWFGERTRNPWNPATGSSGSSAGPASAVAAGCVGFAIGSETNGSITSPARTCGVAGFRPSFGRVPRTGAMALSWTTDKLGPICRSAEDTALVFAAIQGPDGFDYSVKEYPFNWNANVKPSQLRIGYFKMRGTQNMFERRDSTGATIPNAEAQNFIKVLESLGARVEEVGDPTPGYDYLDDFILRAESGAAFQQATLKSELDVMMRSRTEFFSTWPDYFRVAQFYSAADYVNANRVRTQVCQKWWDLFQKYDVIFSPGEDTSVTNIVGTPSIVVPTGFAIPQNFGRGGGGGGGRGGRGAGRGGDTTRTAAPVPAAPAAPPAPVLPLPTSMYIMGPIFQDEKILSVAHAFQAATDFHKKTPPQFP
- a CDS encoding histidine kinase; the protein is MIDSTPDSDFLNASFSPNPRPRTPVSPRTVPAPEALAQTGEYSIFGLTRAADQAVVRERQVGFTLLLFGVATIVAVLYSIERYVYSRLVGEPVSLLRLVPGELVFTYAWALLAPLVMALARRYPVWGHQRARNWLVQVAGLVGFVVVHIGLFALASTTLDPTSGIQSFPLVFMRLLVAWTVLDSVVFCMLVAVHHAVIYYRVSKDRALRASQLEARLAQAQLQMLRMQLQPHFLFNTLHSISALMHKDVRRADSMVAALSDLLRMSLQNIGAQEVPLQSELEFLQRYLEIMQLRFGDRLKVSIDVDPETRDARVPNLFLQPLVENSFRHGFGDLGQGSIAITVRREGDMLRCDVVDNGRGLREGHKEGVGLASTRQRLAHLYGERQMFALRGAPGEGVHVTMAIPFHPFERTAAD
- a CDS encoding LytTR family DNA-binding domain-containing protein; amino-acid sequence: MTESTKIRTLIVDDEELARDRMQSLLEEQPDVEIVGVCGDGIAALEMIERTQPDLVFLDVQMPGMDGFEVVENLDPARMPAVVFVTAHDGHAIRAFEIHALDFLLKPFDQSRFEKALERARTKVASSQTTAVIDSHLVSLLEELREERKYSERLIVKSSGRVFFVRTEEIDWVEASGNYVKIHTKNDAHLLRESMKNMEARLDPKVFVRIHRSAIVNIDRIKELEPWFHGEYIVIMRDGTRLTASRVFSDRLSALIA
- a CDS encoding TIGR01777 family oxidoreductase; translated protein: MGISAEPGTERRARVVAISGSSGLVGSALTRSLEASGHSVRHLGRGAAAATGLDGADVVVNLAGENIAQRWSASAKRRIRESRVVTTTSIAEAMASMPHGPRVLVSGSAIGIYGSRGDELLDEASTLGDDFLASVCRDWEAATEPALGAGARVVHLRTGIVLSPHGGALAKMLPAFRLGAGGRMGSGRQWMSWISLPDMVRAIEFVIEHADANGAVNIVAPGPVTNAEFTTVLARVLHRPAVVPVPKFALSLMFGEMADGTVLASQRVTPTRLERLGMEFEHPVLESALRAVLD
- a CDS encoding antibiotic biosynthesis monooxygenase produces the protein MFVFISHLTVPVEDQTALERHFHERSRLVDSFPGFLYLQLLRPQAGEAAFAFLTAWDSRDAFSRYMRSEAHAMSHSREPGEIMARTQVRHEAFEVLMDSRVELV